From the genome of Solanum dulcamara chromosome 12, daSolDulc1.2, whole genome shotgun sequence:
CATGACACTAAATAAAACATAAAGAACATTTAGCACACTAAAGCGCTAGATCACATTCAATGAGCTAAAAATTCAATAGACCTACTTGCACGAAAGGTAAAATACTGGAAGTGTCAACTTGATCATGGTGGCTGACTCCTGAAAATTTAGAAGCACAAAAGGAAgaagtttaaattaattaatggaCGAAATAGagtaaaagaaagagaatagtGCAATTGTGGAGGTTCAGGAACTACCATTGTTGAAAACCCACACTGGCAGTGTGTCTAAGTCCTCGGCAAGCTGCAGAAAACGGAGTGGATTCGTTCAAAATCAGAAGTATACAACTGTTTACATCAAGTGCGTgcaaatgtttttattttttggtgctTGTGTGTGTTGAGCAAGAATGACCTGCcaggtgttacaaatacatttACAACGAAGTCAGGGAACATAGAATATTACCTGCAGGAATTCAAAATGGCCTAGTCCATCATCAGTCCAGTAATTCCAAACATCACCGAAATGCCCAGGTCTCTCTTCCCATTGTCCAATGGTTTCTTTCCACCGAAATGCATTTCTTAACCAGTCACCTTCAACAAAACATCCACCTACAGATAGAAAATATGAAGGTTTATCAACATTGGACAATTGATAGTTGAGAAGCTCAAATAGTAGATACCGACGGATAGGGGGAACACAGAGGAAAAAACTAAAGGAACTGGTAAAAGAAGACACACAGCACAACCTTGGAAGAGTAAGTCCTCTAATTGATGAAGACTTTTTACTACATTTGTCTAATATTTATTCTCTTTTCGTAGCCAACACTATAAACTAGTTGTTTGAAATTCAAAAGTGCTCAAACACAAAGTAAACAGACTAGGAAGAGGAGATTTGACTTCTTCAAAGAATGAAAGTAAACATGAAAAGAAAGATAAATCAGAAAGTTTGAATTTCAAGTTAAGTTCCTTGATCCTACCCCCTGCCCATGGGTATGAAACATGTCACTATGCTGAGATATTACAAGTAGAACTCGGATGAAAAGATACTTTATCACTTGCTCAATGAATTggaaattaaaaaatgaaataaattttgaagtttgaacaGTTTCTGATATTAATCCTACATCTAGATGTTCATCTCCCATACTATCTCTTTTGATAACCTCGTCTCCCGTATTTTCTCAATGGTGAAATTCTTAGATCTAAGTGTTTAGATAAAGTATTTCAAGTCTTATCTAAGAACTATCACCACTGAGATAATACGGGGGATGAACTCCTGCGAGCATAATTTCCAGTAATACATAACACAGTTGTATTTCAGCTTCTTTCTATCTTTAAGTAGTCGCTGGCCTCCTGTGGTTTTCTTAAGCTTCTTTGTGCAAGGCTGCAAGCCATTCTTTTtattatacttttctttttccaatttACTCATGAATTTTTGCTCTCTACTGAtactcttcttcctcgtcatgaAGAGATCGCGTGAAAAAGATTATAAATATAGCAGGTATAAAATACTAAAAGCTGTCCCAGTCCATCAGTTGGTAAAGTTGCATGATCCTCAAGGAAAATGTTTGAAATATATTGGAGAATACCTGGAAATCTAATGAATGCTGGTTTCAAATCCTTAAGCATTCCAAAGAGATCTTTCCTGAAGCCATGCCCCTGTGCCAAGAAAATTGCCACAAATAACATTCACTAAATGAATACATCTAATgcccaaaaaatgaaaaataagaaagaaataatTGGAAATAAAATCATGCTCAGAATTGTTGGATATGTACAGACAAGTAATGAGAAGAAAAAGACATTCGCAATAATTTGTTAACTTTATCTACATTGACAAATTTTGCATACTATTAGTTAATAATGCTTATATGGTCAACAACTTCTTATTTTTTCCAAATGTAAAACCTAATAACGTCCTCAAAGAATTGATTTAGAGGATTCATATAACAGTTTTTTTGGGGATTATGGTATAGTTTATTGTTTGATAAAAAACCTAACGGTATCACAACAGATACATTTAAGTATACTTCACAGATGTAGTTATATTTTGGAATCTATTTTTAAAGATATAGAACTGAAACTATCATTGATGTTTTAGATTCTCTATAGTCACAAGGCAGTAGATCATAGAATACTCTTTTAAATATGGTTTCATGAGTGCAACTGTTTTGGTTTATAATAGATACAGAAACTGTTGCCATtgtcaaaaaaataagatataGAACTGAAACTAGCTCCATATTTTTGTATGTAATCAACAAGAAGAGAATTCATGAACTCTTTAGAAGCTTTGGCTCAGAAAACATGTCATTACGTCAGCCAGTTGCGTTAAAACCACCCTCTCCTTGATTAACTATGAGTCTTTTCTAAATGGCTACAAGAAATCTCTAAAGCACTCACCTTGTATGTGTCAGTAGGCATTAATGACACTTGGTCAAACCATATAACACCTTTCTTGGATGATCTCAATTCCAGTCTGGAATTGGGATCTGTTCCTGTTGCTTCTAACAAAATTTCCACCTTAGTCCAACTTGAAACATCAGCAGCTCTGCAAAGAGCATCTTGAATGAATTGTGTGCAAGAAGCAAACTTTGTAAAAGCATGGAAAATAAATCCGACTAGACATTTACTAACACTATGTTGGCAGCAGCCAGCTTTTGCAATCCATTTGAACCAGTTAAAGCTACAGATACATTGATTGATTCTGGTGAACGAACATAAAGCACTAGTTTGTAACTCTTTCCCTGCTCAATATTCTGCAAGAAAACATAAAATGAGGATAATAAATACAGAACATGCACCGAAATACACAAAGAAGTAACAGTAGATCAGTATCTAGTTTGAATATAGTTCTGATTGAAATCTAAATAAGACTTAAGgatacaatgaagaaaatctAGTGTGCTTTTAGTATTGCGGAATATTGAAAGGTGAATGCTTGAGAGAGGAAGCAAACAACACACAAAGAATGTTTCAGTCAAGAATTAAAGAGCAGCATACCATGCCCCAGAATCCTGGGTTGTAGAGGCCAACTCCTCCATCTGGACAGATATTGGCACCTGTATGGTCACATAGCACCTGCACTTGAACTGCAATTTTATTACGATCAAAGCATGATGAACGGTCTGTTGATACAATCACTTTGGACTCGTCTCCAATGATAAACCAAGGATCAATATTTGAAGGTACATTTGGGCCTCCAGCTTCAAAACCTGAGGTTTCAAGAAAACTAGAACTTGAATAAAATAGAATTCAAGAATATATAGGACTCTTATTAAAAGAACAGAGATAACAATCTCGCATTATTTGCCTTATCAGTATATTCATCATAGTACTCTTATCAGTCAAAAAACAACCACTTGGACCATAGTAGCATAGAGAATATAAAACCGCCCAAGTTAATATTCACCTAtgaagaaatattttgaaaggGATAAGTAATAATGACTATCGAAGAGACAAGACGGAacaaaatcatgtaattgttGTCTCCAATTTTCTGCTTGAGCAACCCAAATGTAACTAGTTCATCCTTTCCAGTATATGAGTCTTGCTCTTccatttcttttcctttctttttttacgcCAAAATACCCAATTAGTAATCAATCACTAGGAACCATAAAATCAAACTGACCTCTATTGTTGACAAGCTCAGCCCACAATCCACCAGCACCAGCATGATTGATCTCCTGAAATACAATATTTCAGGTCATGAACTAAAATTAATTGCCTGTATCCAATATCATGGAAAATTAAGTCCAATTAATCGGTAAAATGTCAAGGTATGATCTCTCTTTTCCAGCCAGATATTCGGAAAATGTTGATGACTCATAAGATTAGGCATCAACAGCACTTGTCAAATGTCCATTGTCAGGTCTCATTATATTGACAGACATAAACTATAGAATGTCCTTTATTTTATCATCCTTTTTCCTCCTTTAGTTCAAACAGGAAACCTTTATGAGGAATGAGAATGTGAATTTCAGCTTGATGGAATGAACTAATAAAAACATATCCTAGAGGTAGTTTCAAGAAGCAGAAGTTTATGACTCTGTGTATCATATGCTGCAATAGTTATCAGGTATATAAAGAGTTTGAACAAAAAGACAGGACAAGCAATTAAACACCAAATATATGAAATGAGTTACATACTGTAAACTGGAAGGTAAATGCTTCTCATTTGCTCCACAAATTGAGCATCCAAATACTAAACTCACCTCAAAGAATATACCAAAAAGGGTATCAGGTATTTTCCTTGCTGATGCTTCGGATGCATTCACAAACAGTACTGCTGTCTGGTTTGCTTGAACCCCAGTAGCAGAACATTGGCACAGGGCAGACAGACCACACAAAACTAAAAGCAGTACGTGATGAATGGAATGCCTCGACTCCATCTTCC
Proteins encoded in this window:
- the LOC129875967 gene encoding alpha-L-arabinofuranosidase 1-like, which gives rise to MESRHSIHHVLLLVLCGLSALCQCSATGVQANQTAVLFVNASEASARKIPDTLFGIFFEEINHAGAGGLWAELVNNRGFEAGGPNVPSNIDPWFIIGDESKVIVSTDRSSCFDRNKIAVQVQVLCDHTGANICPDGGVGLYNPGFWGMNIEQGKSYKLVLYVRSPESINVSVALTGSNGLQKLAAANIVAADVSSWTKVEILLEATGTDPNSRLELRSSKKGVIWFDQVSLMPTDTYKGHGFRKDLFGMLKDLKPAFIRFPGGCFVEGDWLRNAFRWKETIGQWEERPGHFGDVWNYWTDDGLGHFEFLQLAEDLDTLPVWVFNNGVSHHDQVDTSSILPFVQEILDGLEFARGDPTSTWGSIRAKMGHPEPFDLRYVAIGNEDCGKTKYRGNYLKFYSAIKDKYPDIKIISNCDGSSRPLDHPADLYDFHIYSSASSVFSNARHFDSAPRSGPKAFVSEYAVTGNDAGKGSLLAALGEAGFLIGLEKNSEAIEMASYAPLFVNDNDRRWNPDAIVFTSSQMYGTPSYWMQHFFKESNGATLLSSTLQANPSNSLISSAITWRNSVDNNDYLRIKVVNFGTTSVTLKISLSGLGQNSLETSFGAVKTTLTSNNVMDENSFREPNKVSPVKEMLEKVGDNMDVVLAPRSLNSFDFLRKSISSNVDVASVLKSSY